A region of the Fischerella sp. PCC 9605 genome:
TAAGAAAGTGGCAATAGCTACTTGTTTGGGCTGTTTGTATTTAATTATTTAAGAATAAGCAGCAAAAATTTACTGTCATGCTATCTCAAAGTTGAGGAGCTAAATCAATGGTTGTTGCAGGGGCGGAAGTTAAAATAGGTCGCTTGGAATCAATTGTGGAACAAATAGGGGAAGCAGTACTCGCCACCACCGAGACAATTGAGCGTTTGGCGGAAAGAGTAGATAGTCTTAGTACCCAAGTCGAACAACAGGGAAAACAGCTACAGCAACAAGGCTATCAAATTTTGGCCTTGTGCGATGCAGTACAAACTCTTGCGGAAACCCAGGATGATTCACTGCAAAGACTATCTCAACTTACAAAAACTCTAGATCGAATGATGAGATTAATTGAAGGGTCAGATAGCTGAAAGTCAATCTATCCACCACACTAATTTTGATAGGTTAGTAGTGAGGGCTTTAGCCCTCATTTAAGTACTAAAGTACTTACTACAAACTTTCTTAGCCTGTCATAATCTTTGTGACAGACTACTAATTCAGAATTCGGAATTCACCATTTTCAATTCCGAATTCTAAACTGATTTTAAACCCTTAACTGAGTTACTGCTATTTTCCCTGAAAAGCAAACATCAACATCACTACCAGGAGTGCGATCGCGCTGTTGATATACGCCAGCATAATAAAATTCATCGCCCTCAACCCGGTAGTCGATGGGCAAAGGTTTAGTACAAGCTTGGCAAAACACAACTTCCGGATCGGGTTCTCCTGGTAGCAGATGAGGCAAATTCACATTCCAAAAAGTTCCCGGTTCTAGAGGACGGTTGAGTAAGTCTGCTAAAACATTAGCTGTCCAACGTGCAGCAACATCCCAATCAACATTCAGCTTGCCTTTGCGATAATGAGAAACAGCAACTCCAGGAATACCATGCATTGCTGCTTCTCGGACAGCGGCGACAGTACCAGAAATATAAGCATCTACTCCCAAGTTGCCACCAGCGTTGATCCCAGACAACACAAATTGGACATTATTGCAGATATGTGTTAACGCAATTCTAACGCAGTCAGCGGGAGTACCAGCGATCGCATACTCATCATCTGAGCGACGGTGAACGTAGATCGCGCGAGTTGTGGTGACTTGATGCCCGCAGCCCGAAAGATGATCTTTGGGAGCGGCTACAATTATGGGAAGTTTGGTAGTGGATGCTGGGTACTTTCCATTTGCCACTTGCCAGTCACTGATACCAAGTTTGTTTACAGCTTTAAGTAGCGCCTTGATGCCTGGGGCGTCTATACCATCATCATTAGTGAGAATTAGGGTCATAGTATTTCGGCGATGGCTAACTTTTTGATTTTCCCTTTTTTCCCTCTTGATGTGGTTCTGGTCTAGAGAATGCAAAGCATATTATGAAGATGATCGTAACTTCATGAAAGTTTCATGAAAATTGTAAAAAAATATAACTCCATTCGGAAAAAATATTTGTAAATTTGGAGTAATGCTTAAATTCAGTAGTACCGTCAAAATACGGACGCTGTGGTGAGTACGTAAATTGTTTATAGATTCTTTTCGCGGGTCATGATTACAGCAGCATCTAAAATCTGGCTGCAAGTAAGCCGTCATATGAATCGGGGAAGCGCGTATGTTTTTTCCCTGAGATTGAATGTGATGGCCGAAGTTGGAGATACTCCACCATAAGCGAGTATTACTAATTGGGAATATTACAATCAATTCAAAATTTACATCTATGGCACATCTAAAAGGTAGTGAACTTTTTAGTAAAAGCTGTTGTTAATACTTGGTTGTTTGTTGTGCTAAAAAAACAACAGCTAACAGAAATTCGCGACTCAAAAGCGGGATTTCAGAAAAAAGTTTAGTTGCCATAAATATAAGTCAGATAGCTTTACTGTTTCTTTTCTATCGCTTTGCTAGTGAAAACTAGCATGCTGAACTAGTCAATACATGCAAAGAAATTATTGCTAGTTTCTAGTAATGTGATGCGAAGAAAAAGTGTTGTATTTCGGAGCAGTAAGGGCAAAGTTAATAAATTTAAATAGTTCCGATCAAATTTGCTTTCAAGCAAATTGTCAAGTTCTGTTTTTAAACAGGTTATTTGTTTTGCGTCTACATTTTGTAACTGAATAACACTTGTATTTAATAGCGTCTCCACTGAGGTCAAAAATTATGGTGACTTCCTGCTACTGACTTATTAAGCCGGCATTTTCAGCGTCATAAGAATGTTGAGCTTGATTAAAAAAGCAGGATAGCTGTGGCGCTATTCAAAACATGGCGATCGCAAAAAAATAGTAGGTAAGGTATTGAGCGAATGACGGAAATTATTAAAAATAAAAAACTGCATTTACATTATTTAGATGGCTTGCGGGGACTAGCAGCTATATATATATTATTTGTCCATATTGAGCCATCAATAGGAGAGACATTACCATTCTGGTTGAAAATTTTCCAGTTAATGATGAGATATGGTCGCATCAGTGTTGTAGTTTTTATTCTACTTTCTGGTTATGGATTAATGCTGTCGGTAATCCGCTCCCAAAACAATACTATTTCCGGAGGTTTTATAGGTTATATTAAAAGGCGAGCTTGGCGAATTTTGCCTGCTTATTATGCTACTCTTGTTCTCTGTATTCTTTTAGCTGCCGGTATAATATTACTAGAGAAATTGACAATTTTTCAATGGGAATACATACCAGGTGCTCACCCTTTTTCTCCTTATTTTTCTTTGAGAGATTTAGTTTGCCACCTGTTATTAATTCATAACATTAATGGTGATATCTCCGCATCTATTAACCCACCTTTATGGACTGTCGCGACTGAGTGGCAGTTATACTTTTTATTTCCACTTTTATTGCTACCTATATGGCGGCGTTTTGGCTTATTATCAGTAGTCATTAGCGCTTCTTTAATTGGATTAGCACCTTTATATCTTTTGAATGGATTGTTAACATCAGCCAGTCCTTGGTTTCTTGGCGTATTTGCTATGGGGATGGCAGCAGCTGAGATTGGATTTTCGCAAAAACCTAAGTTAATTACCTTAAGAAATTCACTGCCTTGGGATAAATTGGCGATCGCATTTACCGTTGTTGCTTTCTTAACTGAGTGGAGACGCCTGGGGTTGCATATATGGATTAGTGAATATCTTTTTGGGATTGCAACAGCTTGTCTATTTATTTACTGCACCAAGTTAGCGATCAATGGCAAAAAGCTACCTCGAATTCTCCAGGTGTTTGAGCATCCTTGGGCGATCGCGCTAGGGACATTTTCTTACAGCTTGTATCTTACTCACGGGCCAGTATTAGCATTGGTGAGTCGCTTTCTTTTGAGTCTACATATGTCTCCTACCAGATATGCAGTGTCATTGTACATACTGGGTGTGACAGCCTCGTTGATATTTGCTTATCTGTTTTACTTAGTATTTGAACGGCCGTTTATGTCCAGTTTCCTCAAAAAGCGTAAAGTCAAAGATGCGTTGAGTTGAAATATATTTCAGACATAATCTGCAAGCACATGCCAATACATGGCTGAGCCTCTTTAATAAAGGGGTTAAGGAATCTAAAATTTTTTCTTTATAGAGAATTGGTATGACGGAATATCATACCAATTTGAAAATTTTTAAACTTCAGCACCTGCTTTTGGTTCAGCACCCATAGGTGAAACGTAATCGCGGAAAAGAGTTATTTGTTGTCCAAAGTCTAATTGCTTAATCTTATTGAAGAGTTCTTCAGACTGGGAAGAAAGCTGATAGTTAGCAGGCATAGGAACAATAGTAGCGTTTTCCATACCTTGCGCTAGGCGATACCAAAACAGCAGTTTAGTAGTGTCGCTCATTGAACCGTATTCACGAGTAAATCTGTTATCTGCTTTGTTAATTAAGTCCCGCTGTAATTGTAATTGTTCATCGTGGGATAATTCCTTAACTTGATTGAACAAACCTTCAGCAATATTTGGAGAAACTGTACTGGCATTGGGAGCAGCAGGTGTAATTGAATCACCCATTTCTTTGTAAATGAACCAAAACAAAGCTAGTTGTTCATCT
Encoded here:
- the surE gene encoding 5'/3'-nucleotidase SurE, with the translated sequence MTLILTNDDGIDAPGIKALLKAVNKLGISDWQVANGKYPASTTKLPIIVAAPKDHLSGCGHQVTTTRAIYVHRRSDDEYAIAGTPADCVRIALTHICNNVQFVLSGINAGGNLGVDAYISGTVAAVREAAMHGIPGVAVSHYRKGKLNVDWDVAARWTANVLADLLNRPLEPGTFWNVNLPHLLPGEPDPEVVFCQACTKPLPIDYRVEGDEFYYAGVYQQRDRTPGSDVDVCFSGKIAVTQLRV
- a CDS encoding acyltransferase family protein, producing the protein MTEIIKNKKLHLHYLDGLRGLAAIYILFVHIEPSIGETLPFWLKIFQLMMRYGRISVVVFILLSGYGLMLSVIRSQNNTISGGFIGYIKRRAWRILPAYYATLVLCILLAAGIILLEKLTIFQWEYIPGAHPFSPYFSLRDLVCHLLLIHNINGDISASINPPLWTVATEWQLYFLFPLLLLPIWRRFGLLSVVISASLIGLAPLYLLNGLLTSASPWFLGVFAMGMAAAEIGFSQKPKLITLRNSLPWDKLAIAFTVVAFLTEWRRLGLHIWISEYLFGIATACLFIYCTKLAINGKKLPRILQVFEHPWAIALGTFSYSLYLTHGPVLALVSRFLLSLHMSPTRYAVSLYILGVTASLIFAYLFYLVFERPFMSSFLKKRKVKDALS
- a CDS encoding orange carotenoid protein N-terminal domain-containing protein: MTFTQTNDPTIREYVQNFQNLPVDEQLALFWFIYKEMGDSITPAAPNASTVSPNIAEGLFNQVKELSHDEQLQLQRDLINKADNRFTREYGSMSDTTKLLFWYRLAQGMENATIVPMPANYQLSSQSEELFNKIKQLDFGQQITLFRDYVSPMGAEPKAGAEV